From a region of the Vaginimicrobium propionicum genome:
- a CDS encoding iron ABC transporter permease, whose amino-acid sequence MSKPVNTKFAKAGRYVVIAIAVVAPVTFLAIFFLWPVVKMIAMGVVGTGIGSTSLADVLSRRRIWQVLGMTVYMAIGGTLGSVILGVPGAYVLYRLKLPGQSWLRAFVTIPFVLPVMAVAVGFSSLFGSGAPLSSLGLMGTKTLVIAAMVFFNYSLVVRVVGPLWAGLDPRAEEAAAVLGANPTRVFLTVTLPRLVPAICSAASMVFLFCASAYALVQILGGPGATTLEAEIYNETVAYMDYRAAAVLSIMQLIVVVCALTISEMLRSRVERRHKVAVTPRPKPVRVADLPAIFITAVTVVFLLGAPLVGLVVRSLQRGGHWTIQNFLDLGDPGAASVLETSVLNSLFISFSTALAATAIAIAVGLTLSVVLSRRPKNRYAKQAVKILDVLFMLPLGVSAVTVGFGFLVTLSGPPLKLATSWWLVPIAQAIVAIPMVARTVLPAMRAIDPRQREAASALGASPSRVLATIDGPYLLRTGVVAAGFAFAISMGEFGATSFLARPATATLPVAIYTLASRPGATEQGMAMAASVLLASVTAVIMIIVERLRPPNAVLM is encoded by the coding sequence GTGTCTAAACCGGTGAACACCAAATTTGCGAAAGCAGGCCGTTACGTCGTCATCGCGATAGCGGTGGTGGCACCGGTCACTTTTTTAGCTATTTTTTTCCTCTGGCCAGTAGTAAAAATGATCGCCATGGGCGTTGTCGGAACTGGTATTGGTTCCACAAGTCTGGCTGACGTTCTATCAAGACGTCGAATTTGGCAAGTCCTGGGCATGACCGTCTATATGGCTATAGGCGGCACCCTGGGGTCGGTGATTCTAGGTGTCCCAGGCGCTTACGTGCTATACCGGTTAAAGTTACCCGGCCAAAGCTGGCTTAGGGCATTCGTAACTATTCCTTTCGTATTGCCAGTGATGGCAGTGGCAGTGGGCTTCAGCTCGCTTTTCGGCTCGGGTGCTCCGTTGAGTTCCTTGGGTTTAATGGGGACAAAAACGCTAGTCATTGCGGCAATGGTGTTTTTCAATTATTCGCTGGTAGTCCGCGTGGTTGGCCCGCTTTGGGCAGGTCTTGACCCGCGGGCGGAAGAGGCAGCAGCAGTGCTTGGAGCTAATCCGACACGAGTTTTCTTAACGGTCACCTTGCCGAGATTGGTGCCAGCGATCTGCTCGGCAGCTTCTATGGTTTTTCTTTTCTGTGCCTCGGCCTATGCCCTGGTACAGATATTAGGTGGGCCTGGTGCCACTACTTTAGAGGCGGAAATTTATAACGAAACTGTCGCTTATATGGACTACCGGGCAGCCGCTGTGCTGTCGATAATGCAGCTAATAGTGGTGGTTTGCGCCCTGACTATCTCAGAAATGTTGCGTTCCAGAGTTGAACGTAGACATAAAGTGGCGGTCACTCCACGACCCAAGCCAGTCCGGGTGGCCGATTTGCCAGCCATATTCATCACCGCGGTGACTGTAGTTTTTCTACTTGGTGCACCCCTAGTCGGCTTAGTGGTGCGTTCTCTTCAACGCGGTGGCCACTGGACGATCCAGAATTTCCTTGATCTAGGCGACCCGGGTGCCGCATCAGTCCTAGAAACATCAGTGCTCAACTCTTTGTTTATTTCGTTTTCTACAGCTTTGGCTGCTACCGCAATAGCTATTGCTGTGGGTTTGACTCTCAGTGTGGTGTTATCCAGGCGACCAAAAAATCGCTACGCAAAACAGGCCGTGAAAATACTAGATGTACTCTTTATGCTCCCACTAGGTGTCTCAGCAGTAACTGTAGGCTTTGGATTCTTAGTGACGCTTTCTGGGCCGCCGTTGAAACTTGCTACCTCATGGTGGTTAGTGCCGATCGCCCAAGCCATTGTGGCTATTCCGATGGTGGCCAGAACAGTCTTGCCCGCTATGCGAGCTATAGATCCTCGCCAACGTGAGGCTGCCAGTGCTTTGGGCGCTAGCCCGTCGCGTGTGCTAGCCACCATTGACGGTCCATACCTATTGCGTACCGGCGTGGTTGCAGCAGGTTTCGCATTCGCTATCTCAATGGGTGAGTTTGGCGCCACCTCTTTCTTGGCCCGCCCAGCAACCGCAACTTTGCCGGTAGCGATTTACACGCTTGCATCTCGTCCAGGCGCCACTGAACAGGGGATGGCTATGGCTGCTTCGGTGCTTTTGGCAAGCGTGACCGCAGTAATAATGATTATCGTTGAACGGCTCAGGCCGCCTAATGCAGTTTTAATGTAA